A region from the Bacillus sp. Marseille-P3661 genome encodes:
- a CDS encoding AbrB family transcriptional regulator, giving the protein MFDFGNEKVGKTVVTIASIIETIFIGIVGGVVFNLLDLPLAWMLGPLTSVLLYQTFTKRSLNWPISFRNSGQLLLGYSMGLSFTVESGRRIITQLPSMFLSTVAMIGLCLAVAFFVAKITDINLPSSVMGTTPGGLTQMVLLSEEIKGADQTIVTFMQTIRMLAVIFLVPTIVFHSAGNEIVQVTKPIESGSFTQLTLANGMLVLIILLIVASLAVKFKFPTPWIVGPLLTSAILTVTGWNPPHLPQTMIILAQFCMGVYLGLGIKFHALGNWKALLPYSIVAGVIIVFFSFVVSYILTLIHPMSLSTAFLSIAPGGLPEMGVTAHAVNADVSIVTAYQLFRILFILFIVPLFFRWFFGRSTVVGLGEKEKHLN; this is encoded by the coding sequence TCGTAGGAGGAGTAGTGTTTAACTTACTAGATCTTCCGCTAGCGTGGATGCTTGGTCCATTGACTAGTGTATTGTTATACCAAACGTTTACAAAACGCAGCTTAAATTGGCCGATAAGTTTCAGGAATTCAGGACAATTACTTTTAGGCTATAGTATGGGATTATCTTTTACAGTAGAAAGTGGGAGGAGAATTATAACGCAATTACCATCTATGTTCCTTTCAACCGTAGCAATGATTGGTTTGTGTTTAGCAGTAGCTTTTTTTGTCGCAAAAATTACGGATATTAACTTGCCTAGCAGTGTAATGGGAACAACACCGGGTGGTTTAACGCAAATGGTGTTATTAAGTGAAGAAATAAAGGGAGCCGATCAGACAATTGTTACTTTTATGCAAACGATTCGGATGTTAGCTGTCATTTTTTTGGTGCCGACGATTGTCTTTCATAGTGCAGGTAATGAAATCGTTCAGGTTACAAAGCCTATAGAATCAGGGAGCTTTACGCAGCTAACATTAGCAAATGGTATGTTAGTTCTTATTATTTTGTTAATTGTCGCTAGTTTAGCTGTGAAATTTAAATTTCCGACCCCATGGATTGTTGGACCATTACTTACATCAGCGATATTAACTGTAACTGGCTGGAATCCACCCCACCTTCCACAAACAATGATTATTCTTGCGCAATTTTGTATGGGCGTTTATTTAGGGTTAGGTATTAAGTTTCACGCACTTGGTAATTGGAAAGCTCTGCTACCATATTCAATAGTAGCTGGTGTCATCATTGTATTTTTTTCTTTTGTTGTTTCATATATTTTGACCTTGATTCATCCTATGAGCCTTAGCACAGCCTTTTTAAGTATAGCACCAGGTGGTTTACCTGAGATGGGGGTAACAGCTCATGCAGTTAATGCTGATGTATCAATTGTAACGGCTTATCAGCTTTTTCGTATCCTTTTTATTTTATTTATAGTTCCTTTATTCTTCAGATGGTTCTTCGGAAGAAGTACGGTGGTAGGCTTAGGGGAAAAAGAAAAACATTTAAACTAG
- the corA gene encoding magnesium/cobalt transporter CorA codes for MINIIAIDENRRVIEGVSLADLYSDGTIWFWVDFSTPTPEELMVMSDFFEFHPLAIDDCIHRLQRPKLDYYDDYTFFVTHSIKTDFTKREINFFMGENSIISFHHEESKEIDLVWDRLKSTKKIDQWDHYYTFYQILDKIVDDYFPIIYEMEDKLNQFEDNPNNKPMEILLDELFDIRSQLLTLRHTVNPMRDLLYRMLNSHHLQGILNRKVYFADIYDHLLKLSEMVESNREITMDIRDSYISLTSHKTNKIMQVLTIITSIFAPLTFIAGIYGMNFEYMPELTWRYGYFIALAIMGVLSISMYMWFKKMGWFN; via the coding sequence ATGATTAATATTATCGCTATTGATGAAAACAGGAGAGTTATTGAGGGTGTTTCACTTGCAGACTTATATTCGGATGGGACTATCTGGTTTTGGGTTGATTTTAGCACGCCTACTCCAGAGGAACTTATGGTAATGTCCGATTTTTTTGAATTCCATCCTCTTGCGATTGACGATTGTATCCACCGATTACAAAGGCCGAAACTAGATTATTATGATGATTATACTTTTTTTGTCACTCATTCAATTAAAACAGACTTTACTAAACGGGAAATTAACTTTTTTATGGGAGAGAATTCTATTATTTCTTTTCATCACGAGGAATCGAAGGAAATCGATCTTGTTTGGGATCGTTTAAAATCAACAAAGAAAATAGACCAGTGGGACCACTACTATACGTTTTATCAGATATTAGATAAGATTGTCGACGATTATTTTCCAATCATATACGAGATGGAGGATAAGCTTAATCAATTTGAGGATAATCCTAATAATAAACCAATGGAAATCCTGTTAGACGAGCTATTTGATATTCGCAGCCAATTGTTAACATTAAGACATACAGTAAACCCCATGCGCGACTTGCTATACAGAATGTTAAACTCCCATCATTTACAAGGTATCCTTAATCGCAAAGTATATTTTGCAGATATCTACGATCATCTCCTAAAACTATCTGAAATGGTCGAATCAAATCGTGAAATCACAATGGATATAAGAGACAGCTATATTTCCCTAACGTCACATAAAACAAACAAAATCATGCAAGTTCTTACAATTATCACATCTATCTTTGCGCCACTAACTTTCATAGCAGGCATATACGGAATGAATTTTGAATACATGCCTGAGCTAACTTGGAGGTATGGCTATTTTATAGCACTTGCTATAATGGGGGTTCTCAGCATATCCATGTATATGTGGTTCAAAAAAATGGGCTGGTTTAACTAA
- a CDS encoding tyrosine-type recombinase/integrase, protein MKTVEAIKDFKQLREMKNYLSSRSSRDYCLFLLGINTGIRLQELLNIHVKDVMSETGGISPFILSTIHHSPPVYLNENVRKAIQNLIQDSCLTIDDYLFKSRKTNEPITRQQAYRIINEAAKQADIEGSIGTHTLRKTFGYHAYCKGIAISLIQKRLQHSSPSETIHYIGLQGEKHLQTIILDVNL, encoded by the coding sequence ATGAAAACCGTTGAAGCTATTAAGGATTTCAAACAGCTCAGAGAGATGAAGAACTATTTATCTAGTCGTTCATCTAGAGATTATTGTTTATTTTTACTTGGAATTAATACCGGAATTCGCCTTCAAGAATTGCTAAATATACATGTTAAAGATGTCATGTCGGAAACAGGTGGTATTTCTCCTTTTATTTTATCCACCATTCATCATAGTCCACCTGTTTATTTGAATGAAAATGTTCGTAAGGCTATCCAAAACTTGATTCAAGATAGCTGTCTTACCATAGATGATTACCTTTTTAAGTCTAGAAAAACGAATGAACCGATCACAAGACAACAGGCCTACCGAATTATTAATGAAGCTGCAAAACAAGCAGATATCGAAGGTTCAATTGGTACACACACGCTCCGGAAAACATTCGGCTATCATGCTTATTGTAAAGGAATAGCCATTTCATTAATTCAAAAAAGATTACAGCATTCAAGCCCTTCCGAAACAATTCACTACATTGGTTTGCAAGGAGAAAAGCATTTGCAAACCATTATTCTTGATGTAAATCTATAA